From a region of the Salinispira pacifica genome:
- the rsgA gene encoding ribosome small subunit-dependent GTPase A, with the protein MSDNSSDKIAVVLWGANNIFSIADAGDDRVYEARIKGKKLNTGTTQYNPLAPGDRVVYEAVGGPEDSHPSAMIIGRVDRKNELSRWNKKRKQDQCIAANIDEMCVLSSVQSPPFRPRFVDRALALGEYNRLTMRIVINKADQGIDDELEERAAYYRQIGYEVSLISVKEGVGVDHLLDQWVNKEILLLGQSGVGKSSLLQAIFPEQDIRVGDINMKYNRGRHTTVLAKAYPRPGHRGWIIDTPGIRELDLYGIPPEDLGFYFIDFIPFAERCGIRSCRHVHEPDCAVKDAVAQGKILEDRYDSYLNSLIVMEESARKSKDWNYNKL; encoded by the coding sequence ATGTCAGATAATAGTTCGGATAAGATTGCCGTTGTACTCTGGGGCGCCAACAATATTTTTTCCATCGCCGATGCCGGGGATGACCGGGTGTACGAAGCCCGAATTAAAGGCAAAAAGCTGAATACCGGAACAACACAGTATAATCCTCTGGCGCCCGGGGACCGGGTGGTGTACGAAGCCGTGGGAGGGCCGGAGGATTCACATCCGTCCGCCATGATTATCGGCAGGGTGGACAGAAAAAACGAACTTAGCAGATGGAATAAAAAGCGCAAACAGGATCAGTGCATAGCCGCCAATATTGACGAGATGTGCGTCCTCAGCTCAGTCCAGAGTCCGCCGTTCCGCCCCCGCTTCGTCGACAGAGCTCTTGCCCTTGGGGAATACAACCGTCTTACCATGCGAATTGTGATCAATAAGGCGGATCAGGGGATCGACGATGAGCTCGAAGAGCGGGCGGCGTATTATCGGCAGATAGGATATGAAGTTTCACTCATCTCCGTAAAGGAGGGGGTGGGCGTCGATCATCTGCTTGATCAGTGGGTGAATAAGGAAATTCTTCTGCTGGGGCAGTCAGGGGTTGGCAAATCCTCTCTTTTGCAGGCTATATTTCCTGAACAGGATATCCGCGTAGGCGATATCAATATGAAATATAACCGGGGGAGGCACACCACCGTGCTTGCCAAGGCCTATCCCCGACCGGGCCACAGGGGCTGGATTATTGATACCCCGGGAATCCGGGAGCTGGATCTTTACGGCATACCTCCGGAAGATCTGGGGTTCTATTTCATCGATTTTATCCCCTTTGCGGAACGCTGCGGCATACGCTCATGCCGCCACGTCCACGAACCCGATTGTGCGGTAAAGGACGCAGTGGCCCAGGGGAAAATACTTGAGGACCGCTACGATTCCTATCTGAACAGTCTGATTGTTATGGAAGAGAGCGCACGGAAAAGCAAAGATTGGAACTACAATAAACTATGA
- the murI gene encoding glutamate racemase yields MKLIAFIDSGIGGIPYMQHALRHIPGINTQYFADTAFFPYGVRKPGLLIQRLEQLVEYIENHYRPDIYVLACNTASVVALEHLRSRFAKPFIGTVPAIKPAALISANRRVGIMATSQTLQDPYLKDLIREYAGDLRLQKIAATELIEGIEHDFFRIDVNGHLKAIAQAFSDDKIDTVVLGCTHFIHLEELLQSHWKGNIRLVDSREGITRQIVRVINGLSLDSFPRLQSIMPEPDCSALADRSRFYITSAERLNYYKDIAGHFCSHFQDVINVR; encoded by the coding sequence ATGAAATTGATTGCGTTTATTGACTCGGGAATCGGCGGTATTCCCTACATGCAGCATGCTTTGCGGCATATCCCGGGTATCAACACACAGTATTTTGCCGATACGGCATTTTTCCCCTATGGAGTACGAAAACCTGGACTGTTAATACAGCGGCTTGAGCAGCTGGTTGAATACATCGAGAATCACTACCGCCCCGACATCTATGTTCTGGCATGCAATACCGCAAGTGTGGTGGCCCTTGAGCATCTCCGAAGCCGGTTCGCCAAACCGTTTATCGGTACCGTTCCGGCAATCAAGCCCGCAGCACTGATCAGCGCAAACCGCCGGGTGGGGATTATGGCAACCAGTCAGACCCTTCAGGATCCCTATCTTAAAGACCTGATCCGGGAGTACGCTGGGGATCTCCGGCTTCAGAAAATTGCCGCAACGGAGCTCATAGAAGGAATCGAACATGACTTTTTCCGGATCGATGTAAACGGTCATTTGAAGGCGATTGCACAGGCCTTCTCAGACGATAAAATTGATACGGTGGTGCTGGGCTGCACACACTTCATTCATCTGGAAGAACTGCTGCAATCCCATTGGAAGGGGAATATCCGGCTGGTGGATTCCCGGGAGGGCATTACCCGGCAGATTGTCCGTGTAATCAACGGCCTGAGTCTGGACAGTTTTCCCCGTCTTCAATCGATCATGCCTGAGCCCGACTGTTCTGCCCTGGCAGACCGCAGCAGATTTTATATCACCTCAGCAGAGCGGCTGAATTACTATAAGGATATAGCCGGCCATTTCTGCAGCCATTTTCAGGATGTGATCAATGTCAGATAA
- a CDS encoding pentapeptide repeat-containing protein, with amino-acid sequence MYTRKTCSSPGCSARTLPNSELCLEHHEDGETLNAMAGDYIRETTLIRDFFFPGLRIANADLRSKQIINCDLSYGYYENCSFESSVFQFAVLNHSHFVNCSFKNIRAIECVFACSSFKDCSFDGSDLVQNNFNGCALINTSFSGSDLMYSRFINCNIHFTDYEDCNVKGVMFPGSQLKEVSFKYSNREDAIFEYEH; translated from the coding sequence ATGTATACACGGAAAACCTGCAGTTCTCCCGGCTGCAGCGCACGGACTCTCCCCAACAGCGAACTATGCCTTGAACATCATGAAGACGGTGAGACGCTGAACGCCATGGCCGGAGATTACATCAGGGAAACAACTCTTATCAGGGATTTCTTTTTTCCCGGCCTGAGAATTGCAAATGCCGATCTGCGGTCGAAACAAATCATCAACTGCGATCTCAGTTACGGCTACTATGAGAACTGCAGCTTTGAATCTTCAGTGTTTCAGTTTGCGGTGTTGAATCATTCCCATTTCGTTAATTGCAGCTTCAAAAATATCAGAGCCATTGAGTGTGTATTCGCCTGCTCATCGTTTAAAGACTGCAGCTTTGACGGTTCTGATCTGGTTCAGAATAACTTCAACGGCTGCGCTCTGATCAATACGTCGTTCAGCGGTTCAGATCTCATGTATTCCCGGTTTATCAACTGCAACATCCATTTTACCGACTATGAAGATTGCAATGTGAAGGGAGTGATGTTTCCCGGAAGTCAGCTGAAGGAAGTCAGCTTCAAGTACTCCAATCGAGAGGATGCGATATTCGAATATGAGCACTGA
- a CDS encoding MBL fold metallo-hydrolase, protein MSTDHPNRTERDYSRLFQSNDLQLYTYFSSDTMMNTYVVWHKDRREAMLIDPVVLDSGLFEILEGNNLEVTAVLLTHHDEKHFSAVKTIPKIYHHAVFYGGGDSIFHIDVENVKETPRFHVAGFAVDPIFLPGHYSDSLMYLLNGLLFTGDILSAGNLVLADDSYGRALMAQCIRESVYSLTDHSLILPLYGPPSTVAIEKETNIIIQDLLD, encoded by the coding sequence ATGAGCACTGACCACCCAAACCGGACAGAGCGGGATTATTCCCGGCTGTTCCAGTCCAACGATCTCCAGCTCTACACCTATTTCAGCTCCGACACCATGATGAACACCTATGTTGTATGGCACAAAGACAGAAGGGAAGCCATGCTCATTGATCCGGTGGTACTGGACAGCGGACTTTTTGAGATTCTTGAAGGCAACAACCTGGAGGTTACAGCGGTTCTTCTCACCCACCATGACGAGAAGCATTTCAGCGCCGTAAAAACCATTCCCAAAATCTATCATCATGCAGTATTTTACGGCGGCGGTGATTCGATATTTCACATTGATGTGGAAAATGTAAAGGAAACCCCGCGATTCCATGTGGCGGGGTTTGCGGTGGACCCCATATTCCTGCCGGGGCATTACAGCGATTCCCTCATGTATCTGTTGAACGGACTGCTGTTCACCGGGGACATTCTCAGCGCCGGTAATCTGGTGCTTGCCGATGACAGCTACGGGCGGGCACTGATGGCCCAGTGTATCCGGGAATCGGTGTACAGTCTCACGGACCACAGCCTGATTCTCCCCCTCTACGGTCCCCCCAGTACGGTGGCCATCGAAAAAGAAACAAATATCATTATTCAGGATCTCCTGGATTAA
- a CDS encoding RluA family pseudouridine synthase, whose translation MSRPDSIRFETRVEQDASRLDSLASREFELFNRSQFKQRVLQAYLNGKKAKASSSVKAGDLLCIDYLPEVQVSLEPQAMELNVIFENADVLVVNKPRGLVVHPGAGNPDGTLVNGFLHHCLHGSRLGPTQINSAQSNSDPINNPQSNSNQMKSSPGGEKSGPPGSAGDGEFRPGIVHRLDKDTSGVIILAKNSSALEHLSSQFRNRETRKQYTAIVEGVFSGPLQGDIKGYIRRRDRQRILFCHDDSQGKAAHTSYRVLDQNRETGTSLVALSPHSGRTHQLRVHMQHIGHPIAGDPLYNRKRYTHPLMLHARSLRILLPGEDTPRLFTADIPEDMIKTSEACGLNIRLAETDR comes from the coding sequence ATGAGCAGACCCGACTCAATCCGGTTTGAGACCCGTGTGGAGCAGGACGCCTCCAGACTGGACAGTCTGGCTTCCCGGGAATTTGAGCTGTTCAACAGAAGTCAGTTCAAGCAGCGGGTACTCCAGGCATACCTGAACGGCAAAAAAGCCAAGGCCAGCAGCAGCGTAAAAGCCGGTGATCTGCTCTGTATCGACTATCTGCCGGAGGTGCAGGTATCTCTGGAGCCCCAGGCCATGGAATTGAATGTCATATTTGAGAATGCTGATGTGCTTGTGGTAAACAAGCCCCGTGGGCTGGTGGTCCACCCCGGTGCCGGAAATCCGGACGGAACCCTGGTGAACGGATTTCTCCACCACTGTCTCCATGGTTCCCGGCTCGGCCCCACCCAGATCAACAGTGCCCAGAGCAACAGTGACCCGATCAACAATCCTCAGAGCAACAGCAATCAGATGAAAAGCTCCCCCGGGGGAGAGAAGTCCGGGCCGCCGGGGTCCGCCGGGGATGGCGAGTTCCGCCCGGGTATTGTGCACCGTCTGGACAAAGACACCTCGGGGGTGATCATCCTGGCGAAAAACAGCAGTGCCCTGGAGCATCTATCTTCCCAGTTCAGAAACCGGGAAACCCGAAAACAGTATACGGCCATAGTTGAAGGAGTGTTTTCCGGTCCTCTTCAGGGTGATATCAAGGGGTATATCAGGCGGCGGGACCGGCAGCGGATCCTGTTCTGTCATGATGATAGCCAGGGGAAGGCCGCCCATACCAGCTACCGGGTCCTGGATCAGAACCGGGAGACCGGTACATCCCTTGTGGCCCTCAGCCCACACAGCGGCAGGACCCACCAGTTGAGGGTGCACATGCAGCACATCGGGCATCCAATCGCCGGGGACCCCCTCTATAACCGGAAGCGCTACACTCATCCGCTGATGCTCCACGCCCGGTCTCTCCGGATTCTGCTTCCCGGCGAAGATACCCCCCGCTTGTTCACCGCAGATATCCCAGAAGATATGATCAAGACATCCGAAGCCTGCGGGCTGAATATACGTCTGGCTGAAACAGACCGTTGA
- a CDS encoding YggS family pyridoxal phosphate-dependent enzyme, translated as MMNNIAGNYSRIQERIMNAAHRCGRQPEEITLVAVSKTHGPDLIQEALSGGVRVFGENRVQEILQKFDPPPGPDVELHMIGHLQSNKVKDAVRLCSWIQSVDSEKLLKKISSRAESLGKTMDICIEMNTSGQESKFGLRTTEELFALLETAAGLPGIRLRGLMTIGPLLSEGEAPVRRAFASLRNDFEESARRFQLPHWDSLSMGMSNDFEIAVEEGSTMVRVGSAIFGSREYR; from the coding sequence ATGATGAACAACATAGCCGGCAATTACAGCCGTATACAGGAACGAATAATGAATGCCGCCCACCGCTGCGGCCGACAGCCTGAAGAGATCACCCTTGTGGCGGTAAGTAAAACCCATGGCCCCGACCTGATACAGGAAGCCCTTTCCGGAGGGGTGCGGGTGTTCGGGGAGAACAGGGTTCAGGAGATTCTTCAAAAATTTGATCCTCCCCCGGGCCCGGATGTTGAACTTCATATGATCGGCCATCTTCAGTCAAATAAGGTAAAGGACGCCGTCCGGCTGTGCAGCTGGATCCAGAGCGTGGACAGCGAAAAGCTGCTGAAAAAAATCAGTTCACGGGCCGAGTCCCTGGGAAAAACCATGGATATCTGCATAGAAATGAACACATCAGGGCAGGAAAGCAAATTCGGCCTGAGAACAACCGAAGAGCTGTTCGCCCTGCTGGAGACCGCCGCAGGGCTTCCGGGCATCAGGCTCAGGGGCCTCATGACCATCGGGCCTCTTTTGAGTGAGGGCGAGGCTCCGGTGCGCCGGGCTTTTGCCTCCCTGCGAAACGACTTTGAGGAATCTGCCCGACGATTTCAGCTGCCTCACTGGGACAGCCTCAGCATGGGAATGAGCAACGATTTCGAAATTGCCGTTGAGGAAGGCAGCACAATGGTGCGGGTGGGCAGCGCAATTTTCGGCTCCCGGGAGTACAGATGA
- the pdxS gene encoding pyridoxal 5'-phosphate synthase lyase subunit PdxS produces the protein MSTTLWSERQVSTWRTKVGLAEMLKGGVIMDVINVEQAKIAEDAGAQAVMALERVPADIRQYGGVARMSDPAMIEEIKAAVSIPVMAKARIGHFAEAQVLEALGIDFIDESEVLTPADDEYHIWKHDFKAPFVCGCRNLGEALRRIGEGAAMIRTKGEAGTGDIVEAVRHLRAVSDGMKRLQGLSREQLMTEAKNLGAPFDLVYEIAETGKLPVPNFSAGGVATPADAALMVQLGAEAVFVGSGIFKSGDPKRRARAIVDAVSYYNEPAKVLEISRNLGEPMTGINVSGMSEDERLAKRGW, from the coding sequence ATGAGTACAACACTCTGGTCAGAACGGCAGGTTTCCACCTGGCGAACCAAGGTGGGGCTGGCTGAAATGCTCAAGGGCGGCGTCATCATGGATGTTATTAATGTTGAACAGGCAAAAATTGCCGAAGACGCCGGCGCCCAGGCGGTTATGGCCCTGGAACGGGTTCCCGCAGACATCCGTCAGTACGGCGGAGTGGCGCGGATGAGCGATCCCGCCATGATTGAAGAAATCAAGGCGGCTGTGTCCATTCCCGTTATGGCCAAAGCCCGCATCGGGCACTTTGCTGAAGCCCAGGTTCTTGAAGCGCTGGGCATCGATTTTATCGATGAAAGTGAAGTGCTTACCCCCGCTGACGACGAGTATCATATCTGGAAACATGATTTTAAAGCGCCCTTTGTGTGCGGATGCCGGAACCTGGGCGAAGCGCTCAGGAGGATCGGTGAAGGCGCGGCCATGATCCGGACCAAAGGTGAAGCCGGTACCGGCGACATCGTTGAAGCCGTACGTCATCTCCGTGCGGTTTCCGACGGCATGAAGAGGCTCCAGGGCTTGAGCAGGGAGCAGCTGATGACCGAAGCCAAGAATCTGGGTGCGCCTTTCGACCTGGTCTATGAAATTGCAGAAACCGGCAAGCTTCCGGTTCCCAATTTCTCCGCCGGGGGTGTTGCAACACCTGCGGATGCCGCACTCATGGTACAGCTGGGTGCAGAGGCCGTATTTGTGGGTTCAGGCATCTTCAAAAGTGGCGACCCCAAGAGACGTGCCCGGGCCATCGTGGATGCGGTAAGTTATTATAACGAACCGGCAAAGGTTCTTGAGATTTCCAGGAATCTGGGAGAACCCATGACCGGTATTAATGTCAGCGGCATGTCCGAAGACGAGAGACTGGCCAAGAGGGGCTGGTAA
- the pdxT gene encoding pyridoxal 5'-phosphate synthase glutaminase subunit PdxT yields the protein MKQIGVLSLQGGFQRHIDILTRLGASPIGVRHSEELEQCSSLIIPGGESTTIAMIMKRRGLHNQISRRIREGMPVFGTCAGMILLSRHIDGRSEHSFAALDASILRNAYGSQVHSFEAEIDIQDEDMSIPNFPAVFIRAPKIEELGPEVTVLAEFNSAPVLVRQGKVLASSFHPELTDDGRIHEYFMRMTEEK from the coding sequence ATGAAACAGATCGGCGTACTCAGCCTTCAGGGTGGTTTTCAGCGCCACATTGATATTCTCACCCGTCTGGGAGCCAGCCCCATCGGGGTGCGGCACAGTGAAGAGCTGGAGCAATGCAGCAGCTTGATTATTCCCGGGGGGGAGAGCACCACCATCGCCATGATCATGAAGCGGAGAGGGCTGCACAATCAGATAAGCCGGAGAATCCGGGAGGGTATGCCGGTGTTCGGCACCTGTGCGGGGATGATCCTTCTCTCCCGGCATATTGACGGCAGGTCGGAACACAGTTTTGCAGCGCTGGATGCAAGCATTCTGCGGAATGCCTACGGCAGCCAGGTGCACAGCTTTGAAGCTGAAATTGATATTCAGGATGAAGACATGAGCATCCCCAATTTTCCCGCAGTATTTATCCGGGCCCCGAAAATTGAAGAGCTGGGTCCCGAAGTGACGGTCCTTGCAGAGTTTAATTCTGCTCCGGTCCTGGTGAGGCAGGGAAAGGTGCTTGCATCCAGCTTCCACCCGGAACTTACCGATGACGGAAGAATTCATGAATATTTTATGCGCATGACGGAGGAAAAATGA
- a CDS encoding carboxymethylenebutenolidase-related protein, whose translation MNRRTRIKLITYGVLIGFMLFLALLFYLTTYYESEVSLEKAAEQAAQQVAQRSAEETILPGNFSEDELLIYEGDDFTALIPRSAYSKNREQSTFDPAGVKADRGLMFYPGAKVEGIAYGPLLLPLAARGYPVVILKFPFHFAILEQNAGRRAMPRFPSVEKWTLSGHSLGGTVAGWEALDNHEQRNQDNPPDFTVDSMIYLASYSDARHDLSGTDLKILSIAGESDGLISMEEIRERMHLFPEDARLVSIYGGNHAQFGSYGPQAGDAAAGISREAQQERTARLMLEFLEDL comes from the coding sequence ATGAACCGGCGAACCAGAATCAAGCTGATTACCTACGGAGTGCTGATCGGGTTTATGCTGTTCCTTGCCCTGTTGTTTTACCTCACCACCTACTATGAATCGGAAGTATCCCTGGAAAAGGCGGCGGAACAGGCAGCCCAACAAGTCGCACAACGGTCGGCGGAAGAGACCATCCTTCCCGGCAATTTCAGCGAAGATGAACTTTTGATATATGAGGGGGATGATTTTACCGCACTCATACCCCGTTCGGCGTATTCGAAAAACCGTGAGCAGAGCACATTCGATCCCGCAGGGGTGAAGGCCGACAGAGGGTTGATGTTTTATCCTGGAGCCAAGGTTGAAGGAATTGCCTATGGGCCCCTGCTTCTCCCCCTGGCAGCCCGGGGATATCCGGTGGTCATCCTGAAATTTCCCTTTCATTTCGCAATACTTGAACAGAACGCAGGACGCAGAGCAATGCCCCGCTTCCCTTCTGTGGAAAAATGGACGCTGTCGGGACACTCCTTGGGAGGAACCGTGGCGGGCTGGGAGGCACTGGATAACCATGAACAACGGAACCAAGACAATCCGCCGGATTTTACCGTTGACAGCATGATCTACCTTGCCTCATACAGCGATGCGCGGCATGATCTCAGCGGCACTGATCTGAAGATTCTCAGCATTGCCGGGGAATCGGACGGACTCATATCCATGGAAGAAATACGGGAACGGATGCACCTATTCCCCGAAGACGCCAGACTGGTGAGCATTTACGGCGGTAATCACGCCCAATTCGGAAGCTACGGTCCCCAAGCAGGGGATGCGGCGGCGGGCATCTCCCGGGAAGCCCAGCAGGAGCGGACTGCCCGGCTGATGCTGGAGTTCCTGGAAGATCTTTGA
- a CDS encoding polyprenyl synthetase family protein: protein MNELYSRKDEIEGKITRHTREFLEKFGHVSSFSSQLVTRLTDFALRGKHIRGSLVPFTYALLPGREVSFDAITDVAAALEILQSMLLIHDDIMDQDELRRGKAAIHALYMNDGRTLGVTDPAHYGESLGICAGDVATFLAMRIVASMEADDGLVRSVERFIADELMLVGLSQMQDVHHGQIDGSMVGYDDIIRTYRYKTGRYTFSLPMSLAGLLRGSSHDIRQILEKTGELIGIIFQIKDDELGLFGNPESTGKPNDSDLREGKKTVYVQLLRDLLKDEQRKKLDRILQEYRGPADQEWVLDLMNTHGIREQVEADLLRYRKEIDDILSSLPEEVAELRQGLEKLTDYNMSRSR from the coding sequence ATGAACGAACTGTACAGCCGCAAGGATGAGATCGAAGGGAAAATCACCCGCCACACCCGGGAGTTTCTGGAAAAATTCGGCCATGTCAGTTCGTTCAGTTCCCAGCTTGTCACCCGACTTACGGACTTTGCATTGAGGGGAAAGCATATAAGGGGCAGCCTTGTTCCGTTCACTTATGCATTACTCCCCGGCCGGGAGGTCTCCTTTGATGCAATTACGGATGTCGCCGCCGCCCTTGAAATTCTCCAGAGCATGCTGCTGATTCACGATGATATTATGGATCAGGATGAATTGCGCAGGGGGAAAGCAGCCATTCATGCATTGTACATGAATGACGGTAGAACATTGGGTGTAACAGATCCCGCCCATTACGGCGAAAGCCTGGGAATATGCGCCGGTGATGTTGCCACCTTCCTGGCAATGCGAATTGTAGCCTCCATGGAGGCCGATGATGGCCTTGTCAGGTCCGTGGAGCGGTTTATTGCCGATGAGCTGATGCTGGTGGGCCTCTCTCAGATGCAGGATGTGCATCACGGGCAGATAGACGGTTCAATGGTAGGCTATGATGATATTATCCGTACCTACAGGTATAAGACAGGTCGATATACGTTTTCACTTCCAATGAGTCTGGCCGGACTTCTTCGGGGCAGCAGCCATGATATCAGGCAAATTCTGGAAAAAACCGGCGAACTGATCGGTATTATTTTTCAGATCAAGGATGATGAACTGGGGCTGTTCGGGAATCCCGAGAGCACCGGAAAACCCAATGACTCGGATCTTCGGGAAGGCAAGAAAACCGTCTATGTTCAGCTGCTGAGGGATCTCTTGAAGGATGAACAACGGAAAAAACTGGACAGAATTCTTCAGGAGTACCGCGGTCCGGCTGATCAGGAATGGGTGCTGGATTTGATGAACACCCACGGGATCAGAGAACAGGTGGAAGCAGATCTCCTCAGGTACAGAAAGGAAATCGATGATATTCTTTCATCTCTTCCTGAAGAGGTTGCCGAACTCCGCCAGGGGCTGGAGAAGCTGACTGACTACAACATGTCCCGATCCCGCTGA
- a CDS encoding phytoene desaturase family protein, which yields MKKALVIGGGFAGMASAAKLKHQGMDVTLLERHDRLGGRGRSWEDQGYTFDMGPSWYLMPEVFEQFFDDLGKNRADYYSLKKLSPYYRVFFEDEGSVDIGPDRSGINAVFDGLEKKGSEKLEKYLKKASYKYKVAIEEFLYREYRSIFQFINPRLVFQGSRLGVFGDLHSHVKKYFKDHRAQKILEYAMVFLGNSPSNAPALYSIMSHVDLVQGVYFPHGGMNKMVEGMHRLLEDMGVDIRLNTDVTRIIHADGRATGVETDAGTFKADVVLATGDYHHIEQKLLDQEVRNYSAKYWEKAVVAPSMFIMYLGVGKKLPGLKHHNLFFAREWNTHFDEIFKNPAWPDNPSYYVSVTSDDDDSMSPEGKENVFVLVPVAPGLSADRDFRKEYGDKIIRHLENLCGENIRDSIEVQRYYSGEDFTEDYGALKGTALGLAHTLGQTAVFRPSMRNKHLKNVFYAGQYTHPGVGVPMTLIAADIVSSAIGKEISG from the coding sequence ATGAAAAAGGCGTTGGTAATCGGCGGCGGTTTTGCCGGAATGGCAAGCGCAGCAAAATTGAAGCATCAGGGTATGGATGTTACCCTCCTCGAGCGTCACGATCGTTTGGGGGGCAGGGGCCGCAGTTGGGAGGATCAGGGATATACTTTCGACATGGGCCCGTCATGGTATCTGATGCCCGAGGTTTTCGAGCAGTTTTTTGATGACCTGGGGAAAAATCGGGCTGATTATTACAGCCTGAAGAAGCTCTCTCCCTATTACCGGGTGTTTTTTGAAGATGAAGGGTCCGTCGATATCGGTCCTGATCGTTCCGGTATTAACGCCGTTTTTGATGGTTTGGAGAAGAAGGGCAGTGAAAAGCTGGAAAAGTACCTGAAAAAGGCCAGCTACAAGTATAAGGTGGCCATCGAAGAGTTTTTGTATCGTGAATACCGATCTATCTTCCAGTTCATTAACCCACGGCTGGTATTTCAGGGTAGCCGGCTGGGTGTGTTCGGGGACCTGCACTCTCATGTGAAAAAATATTTCAAAGATCACCGGGCTCAAAAAATCCTGGAATATGCGATGGTGTTCCTCGGCAACAGCCCGTCAAATGCACCGGCGCTGTACTCCATCATGAGCCATGTGGACCTTGTGCAGGGTGTATATTTCCCTCATGGCGGAATGAACAAAATGGTGGAGGGTATGCATCGTCTGCTTGAGGATATGGGAGTGGATATCCGGCTGAACACTGATGTCACTCGGATTATTCATGCCGACGGCAGGGCCACCGGAGTGGAAACGGATGCCGGAACATTTAAGGCAGACGTAGTTCTTGCAACCGGAGATTATCATCATATTGAACAGAAACTTCTGGATCAGGAAGTACGCAATTATTCGGCGAAATACTGGGAGAAAGCTGTAGTTGCCCCCTCCATGTTTATCATGTACCTGGGGGTTGGAAAAAAGCTTCCAGGTCTGAAACATCACAATCTCTTTTTTGCCCGGGAGTGGAATACCCACTTCGACGAGATCTTCAAAAACCCGGCCTGGCCTGACAATCCCTCATACTATGTCAGCGTAACCAGCGATGATGATGACAGCATGAGCCCCGAAGGTAAAGAAAATGTGTTTGTTCTCGTACCTGTGGCTCCCGGACTCTCGGCGGACCGGGATTTCCGCAAAGAGTATGGCGATAAAATTATCAGGCATCTGGAAAATCTCTGTGGAGAAAATATACGGGACAGCATAGAAGTTCAGCGGTATTACAGCGGTGAAGATTTTACCGAAGATTACGGCGCACTTAAAGGAACAGCCCTGGGGCTTGCACATACCCTGGGGCAGACTGCGGTCTTCAGACCATCCATGCGGAACAAGCACTTGAAAAATGTGTTTTACGCAGGGCAGTATACACATCCGGGGGTGGGGGTTCCCATGACTCTCATCGCAGCCGATATCGTTTCCAGCGCGATCGGGAAAGAGATCAGCGGGTGA